One window of the Zea mays cultivar B73 chromosome 3, Zm-B73-REFERENCE-NAM-5.0, whole genome shotgun sequence genome contains the following:
- the LOC103649753 gene encoding uncharacterized protein has translation MILPEKLARFSTYVYEMSTTTATAGLTMKLLIDRKAQRVLFAEASKDVVDFLFSLLVLPIATAVKLIGKEAMVGCVGNLYASVDKLDSATYVQAGVGKNALLCPTVVSPAANTSSSLLRLPAPSSVQPKQLYRCTNTNNMNVNNCRAYITEQYGRACPACGCSMSTTANYLPFAGGSSASVGQSVAQSAAGGFVQGTATYTVLDDLTVTVTPKSSISSITLLNTFAVRDIGDLQEKTVQLGYNQGLAILEASLKSKSVLTDVFLYANK, from the exons ATGATACTACCAGAAAAACTAGCAAGGTTTAGCACTTACGTTTACGAGATGTCAACCACCACAGCCACCGCCGGGCTGACCATGAAGCTTCTCATCGACAGGAAGGCACAGCGGGTGCTGTTCGCGGAGGCGAGCAAGGACGTCGTGGACTTCCTCTTCTCCCTCCTCGTGCTGCCCATCGCCACGGCGGTGAAGCTGATCGGGAAGGAGGCCATGGTTGGCTGCGTCGGCAACCTCTACGCAAGCGTCGACAAGTTGGACTCCGCTACCTACGTGCAGGCCGGCGTCGGCAAGAACGCGCTCCTCTGCCCTACGGTTGTCTCGCCGGCGGCGAACACTAGCAGCTCACTCCTCCGTCTGCCGGCGCCGTCGTCGGTGCAGCCAAAGCAGCTGTATAGATGTACCAATACCAACAATATGAACGTCAACAACTGCCGCGCCTACATCACGGAACAGTACGGCAGGGCGTGCCCGGCATGTGGCTGCTCCATGTCTACCACAGCGAATTACCTGCCGTTTGCGGGGGGCAGCAGCGCCTCCGTCGGCCAATCGGTGGCGCAGAGCGCGGCGGGAGGGTTCGTGCAGGGCACCGCGACGTACACGGTGCTGGACGACCTGACGGTGACGGTAACGCCCAAGTCCTCCATCTCAAGCATCaccttgctcaacaccttcgcCGTGAGGGACATCGGCGACCTCCAGGAGAAGACCGTGCAGCTGGGCTACAACCAG GGTCTGGCGATTCTCGAGGCGTCGCTCAAGTCCAAGTCCGTCCTCACTGACGTCTTCCTCTACGCCAACAAGTGA